The sequence CAAAATAAAAACCACGATAGAAAAGAAAGAACGTACGAAGTTGAAAAGAAAAGGAGGAAGAGCCCTAAATTCGTAACTAAATCAAATAAAGTTCCCAAACTTTTATATTTTGAcagaattaataaaataaaataaaaacctaGTTTTAAAATTATTCACATCTAAAGAAAAAAGCCCTAATCTCGTATGATATAATTTAACAAAATCAATAGAAAATCATGATAGAAAAGAAAGAACGTACACGGTtgaaaagaagagaaaaaaataaaGAACCCTAATTAATTTCGTAAACAAAATCAAATGCAGAACGACCTTCTGATTAACCCACAGTCGATTGGGTTGAAATAATAAAGGAGAGTGAGTGTGGCGAGAGCTGTGAGGGGAGAATGCGCGTCTTTCTAATTTATATTTATAGATATGGCTGGGTGGAAATACGACCGTTAGGATTCAGCTTAACTTGTAAGCCacattttttattttattgttgTTACTCCGGTATTTAATTACGGATATTATATTATTATGGATAGAGATTGAGATTATGGATTCATGGTTTCacagtatttttatttatttatttattattactccgtattaatttatttagttatagtTATGTCGCCTAGTATAAAGTATTAATCTTAATCTTATATAATGACCagtggaaccacgggtttgtttaaacgaaacagtttaatgatatgttttaggtattatgtgaacgtaaatgctaaagttttttagtttaatgacccgtagaaccacaaagtccgactaagaaactcgtcagctgaacatttcatcaaaaacctaaaatgcatattaaacaatccatatccaatcataagagataatattgattgtcattttattttaaaagtgtaaattaaaatataaatttagaatttgttTCCTTCTAGCTagtttttataccttctcgtactcaattcaaaataattaattaaaattatttaattttaatatttaaaataattattaataagatttaataataataattaattaataataacatttaattttgcttgccgttcaaaaaaaaaaataagatttaattttaattcaaaattatttagattaatgacatcacccaccatacttagatttttttttttttttttcttaacaaatgaattagcctaataatgacatcatcattatagcattttaataaaaactatatatacttTAAATCTCTATCTCTAACTCTACTATATATGTACAAGAAAAGCTTCATAGAACAataatttaatttaaaattaattttcaaCCATTGTATTAGACAAATTAATGATCGCGGACATTATGATTACAACAAATCATATTTTAATGTTGACACAATTTTTATACCCAATATACGATAAAAGACAAACATATCTAAATTTAGTCTTCAACTGTTATAAAAGAGTAAGAAGGAATGATCTTATCTTATACGTGATTGTGAGGCGACCAAAGTATAAAGAAATGGCCTAGTTTATCGACTACATCACCACTTGATGAAATCCGTTCTTGAGCATGAATGTAATGGCACATCCAAATTCATGTACACCTGAACCAACAATTACAACATAAAATAATATCTAATaggacataaataaataaataaatttactgaAAAAGGTAACTGTCTCAATCATGCGTAACTTAACCATAAATCAGTAATTAAATCAACCGTAATAGTTGGTGGTTTTGTGCCTATCCATCATTACATATGAAGTTGCTTCATGAACCTGTCTAGGACGAATATTTTGTGGTGGCCAGAGAAGGGTTGAAAACAGTCATGGAATAATCCTGCTGtgctgcgtacatcagagtataaGGTCGAATTACTCGTCCGCCTGGGTTAGCTTGAACATGACAAATCTTCTACCTATGAGGACTTGAAGAGTAATATTTTAGTCTCCTTTAATTCTGGATGGACCATTGACATGGTTGTAAAAGATGCGATTAATCCCCAATTTATCGGTTTTAGAAGGAGGCTGATTAATCTTGCCATAATTGGTCAAATTCATCTAAGTCAACGGTCAAAATCTGTCAAAAGTCATACTTTCTCGGATTTGGTCAGTCAAAATCAGTCAAAGTTGATCAACCTCGGGTTAATCAATGATTTGAAAAATTAATGCCTACAAAATCCCGACACATAAATTTGCACGGTCCCAACCGTTTAATCGTGACAAGGTTCACGCTGATTGAACCCAATCATGGATTTTTTTACAACCTTGACAATCGATGTCTCTTATTTTAATTATGGAAATGCCATTGTCGGCAAATTTTTCAAAAAATATGCCTAGATAAAACTAAACTCTGTGGGCCCCATGATCTTTGTGTCGGGATCATCAAGCCATTTGAGGTATCGCAAATAGAACATGAAGGAACTCAAGAGGGTAGGGCAACCAATGTGTTGGTGAGGATTCGACCAAAGTGTAAATAAATGGGAAGATCACATCATATACTTTTGCGTTGTATGCCCTTTGTCTATAACAAAAAGGTAGCGGAAACTTATTATTTCTCTTTTCACTAACATATGCGAATAAGGGTGAAGGTGCCTTCATTCATTGTCCATTGACAACCAAAAACTAGAATTCATATGAAAACACAAGTTCAACGTCAGTTATATTGGTCAGTGATACCAAATACTTGTCTTTCAAAAAAATATTGGTCAGACATCTTAGTACCAGGCTTGGAAGTTCAAAAATAATAAAATTCTCAATAATATTTAATCATACTTTCTCGTAACTTTTTAAAGGGTATGGTATCCTTGAACGAGTTGAAGGCCCGAAGGCCCTCGATGCGGGCTAACGGATTACCTTATCGAGTTATTGTAAGGTCATTCGAAACAAATGATCAGAAAACTATAAATGACAAGACTGTCATTTCAGCGTCATGTCATCACTTTATCAAAAAGTTTGAACATTGTGATACGATTATTGAAATAGATTGTAATTTTTAAACCTCACGTTTACTAGTAACAACCTTCTTATTACCAACGAAATAAACTTGGATCATTCCCACGTCTTCTTCCGTCTTTTCATAGATTCAGTAAATCTCCCTTAAAAGAATAAACATTGTTTTTAAGGTACTCCGTAATAAGTTTCACTATTAGTTTGCTGTGCTGGCCTAAAAAAACGTTTAGAGAGTTCAAATGTGCATCACTTGTCACTTGTGTTGTGAGGACGATTTCTCACCTTCATCCACATGTTACTCGTGTGCATATATGCATTTCATGTGTTGTTCATCCAATTACACCTGCAAAATCCAATATACTGAAATCAAACTCGAAGTGATCTAACCGTTGATTTTGAATCGGTTTAGTCTTGGCCAAACAGTGAAACGGGCACCTATATTTAGTTAAAGAAAATGTGGCCATAAGATGTTTGTCATTGTAACATAAATAATCTTGAGCCTGCTAAATATCTAAAACCGAAGTATTGGAACCATAATCAACGTTTAAGAAGAGATGTAAACTATATACTACGATGTTATTCTAAACTATTACAGTCACTTTTGATCAGCCCTGTAGAAACGTTGGACTTTAATCTGTATGATATGAAAATTAGTTTGTAAGGATAAAAGTATAGGTTAAAGAAATACAAGAAAATATAAACAAAACAAATGTATAAATGCAGCTCAATCAAACGTAGAATCTTCTAACAATGAGATAAATAATTGTGATTGTCTATAATTATTATTTGTTATACAATGTTATACAATTAcattacaatacaatttgatttgaTTAAACAAAATGATACGAAAAACAATGTAGTACGAGTATTTATTTGAATGGTAACTGGATAAGCATAATTGAAAGAAAAAACAATTAATAGGATTCCCACATCAGTTGAAATATAAAAGGGAGGCACATAAGAGTAGTATAAAAAGAGAGAGAAGGGATTGGAATACATACTTACCTGGATGGGGTCAATAGGTGATCAAGAATGTCTATGGCCTAGGTTAGTGACCTTCATTGCACTTTGAAGGGATGCTGACCTAAGGTCGGCCCAAGTGGTCGAGCCTACATCATAATTTGTGCCAGTGAGGACCTGCGTTCACGCGGCCCTTGCCCAATATATCAGTTTAAGTTTTGTTTAATTTGGTGTACCATTGATAGTTAGTACTAACTTGTATGGTAAAAtattatgtaattatattataaaCAGCCTAATATCATCTCTTAAATGCATCATTCCAATTAATGAAATGACTTGCATATTAAGTTCTTTTAAATTTACCATGCTTGATAAAATTGGTTAATTTGAGCTTGTCATTTTTAATGACTGAGGATGCCCCAACACTAATATTACACTTGAGTATACAGTAAGAGTGCTCCCAACCATGACATAATGTCTTCCAGGACTAACCAACCATTCAGCGCTACATCAGCACCTCCATCTCACTTCTTTCCAAGGACtaaacccaggactaaacactcccaacaaagACATTCCTccttccattttttttattttctttttgaattattttatattataaaaaaattacaaatatttaaataaaactaaacttttattaaaaattaaaaaacattacaataattaaaataaaaaagtacattaaaataaaaaatacaattaaaataaaaatacaattaaaaaaaattacattaaaACATCAATTAAAAGACCTATTCTTCATCGTCGTCTTGTTGATCTTCTTCGTGATCTTCTTCATCCTCGTCATCGGGAATGTGTGAAGGTCCGGCGTCATCTTGGTTGTTTGGATTTCTTTTGGGATCATGTCGTATGCGATAATTTGGTGGAAGATTATGTATGTGTTCTACAAGCATATGTTTTAGTAGTTGATGAATGCCCGCATCTCTTATTTCCGTGTCCACTCGCATATGCGCTTCAACCCTTTCTTGGAATGATCTCGATGGTCGTCGAACCAGACGATAATTCTCCTCGAGTCCACAAAATTCACGGCCGTTGTCCTCggttatcatattatttaatatcacACATGACAACAAAATCCTTCTAATTTTGCGGATATAATACGGTCGTGCCAGACGTTGAACAATTTGCCATCGGCCTTGTAGTATTCAAAATGctcgttcaatatcttttcttgccgATTCTTGATACcttttgaattttttttgtttcGGGTCTATCGGATTTTTGAACGACTTAACTATTGTAGACCATTCCGGGTAAATTCCATCCGCTAAATAATAACCCTTAGTAAACGTACATCCGTTAACCGTATACGTACATGGTGGTGCTTCACCGGCTAATAACTCACTAAACAAGTCGGATTGATTTATCACGTTGATATCATTGTTTGATCCGGCAGTTCCAAAAAACGCGTGCCAAAACCATCCATCGTACGATGCTACCGCTTCAAGCATAATTGACTGGTAACCATGGTCACCTCGTGTATAATGACCCTTCCAACGTGCCGGACAATTTCTCCAtctccaatgcatacaatcaatacttcCTAACATCCCTGAAAAACCATGTATTTGAGCATGTTTAGTGGTCAAACGTTGCACATCTTGTGCAGTTAGTCGTCTCAAATATTCGGGATCGTACAAGTGGAAAATACATTTGCAAAAATTGTTTAAACAATCATATGAGGTTTGTTCACCCATATGCAAATACTCATCAAAAACATCGGCCGAAGCGGCATAAGCTAGTTGACGTATGGCGGATGTTACTTTTTGAACAATATTAAAACCAAGTAATCCGGTAGCATCACGTTTTTGAATAAAATAACTAAAATATTTAGGAACCGGAGTTTGAGAAAAGTTCAATATACCTTGACAAATACGAAGAAATAGAGGTTTGCTCATTCGATAACGATTACGAAAATAATCGTCCGAAAATGTGGGATTGTCGgagaaataatcattccataaagcCAATGCACGACCCTGACGATCTCTATGTAAATATCTTCTAGGTGCCCGTGGTATTTGTTCTACTTCTTCG comes from Rutidosis leptorrhynchoides isolate AG116_Rl617_1_P2 chromosome 4, CSIRO_AGI_Rlap_v1, whole genome shotgun sequence and encodes:
- the LOC139842970 gene encoding uncharacterized protein, producing MVLSIRNTTTNRALEAIDALDELSDNEEVEQIPRAPRRYLHRDRQGRALALWNDYFSDNPTFSDDYFRNRYRMSKPLFLRICQGILNFSQTPVPKYFSYFIQKRDATGLLGFNIVQKVTSAIRQLAYAASADVFDEYLHMGEQTSYDCLNNFCKCIFHLYDPEYLRRLTAQDVQRLTTKHAQIHGFSGMLGSIDCMHWRWRNCPARWKGHYTRGDHGYQSIMLEAVASYDGWFWHAFFGTAGSNNDINVINQSDLFSELLAGEAPPCTYTVNGCTFTKGYYLADGIYPEWSTIVKSFKNPIDPKQKKFKRYQESARKDIERAF